A window of the Hordeum vulgare subsp. vulgare chromosome 5H, MorexV3_pseudomolecules_assembly, whole genome shotgun sequence genome harbors these coding sequences:
- the LOC123452326 gene encoding uncharacterized protein LOC123452326: protein MGAKVEVEGYKPAHCAMGDLHASANGWRFPYEEETSNGFVTAEAAGYSEYDKEMFRRTMLAHEAVFRQQVYELHRVYRVQRDLMKQHQSREMHACSTLEDASQRNSPSQIPPHGANMIGTAALNNEKSHSSKFPREGSVQSSPNGFPSSDATLPTKQGRFDLELGAEHYVEDDHASDSKPIDFLGVSPDTKHPNDAGVALARAQGLGMFGHNSATSLPPSTGNLVGHHVADLNKPIPGPYMARTNGAVSGGPSYTLENSWQQSPWRSSATNCSFNKEYSKDKRINEATSSNFFDASSRIKQEAKPLIDKGKRASSTSFLAPRCSGMDPQKMFSAADRGSASSNKFIYQCPNSSSGWFSGSPLEASAINNLPGHDHLRYPSSTLGTPFTSMHTDQPSAASRVGSCIVDPRSYNISADVQSFPSFNGSSTVNSYACFSAANQSIGTLSCNLKKINNSDGSYSGIPLDSLSASRPWHQVTVSSDLEQNNKLMFGHPTRHCHEDPDSANGKVRKNFNLNEALSDGQEDILVEQDVGCSSSLQHVKVEGSVSGISWLSKKASCADCTGLEEPRKVFEHSYGTTVLMNINEDITGAAVALCNLPDSASTSVGCGTKKDKPCDNITAKTQESAECLPLSRQKPMPGDGQAAEGITNKAGAAAWNFIDLNEDAPNEDNSESSVVSSDCHVTSLQNNHAKPKFLIDLEVPACEDDDTATAAAESILALSMDVPATAEIPDDMLQWFAELAVSSIGDHAGKGEVQGRANNSSDDDLDSFESLTLKLEDVKTVEFCSRPLPPATTDDEQTVSLVDLLSKPKRGQQRKRRQKRDFQKDILPSISSLCRPEIIEDIQLLEGLVQTTGGSWESSLTRRRRTRCNKRSKKRVLDAVEEEAQISVEEEVQVSPPAKPDDEGVEADSNIGMIGWGRTTRRCRRTRCPSAITVAAAS, encoded by the exons GATCTCCACGCGAGCGCAAATGGCTGGAGGTTTCCGTACGAGGAGGAGACGTCGAACGGCTTCGTGACTGCTGAGGCGGCTGGTTATTCGGAGTATGATAAAGAGATGTTCAGGCGCACAATGCTGGCGCATGAGGCTGTGTTTAGACAGCAG GTGTATGAATTGCATCGGGTTTACAGAGTACAGAGAGACCTGATGAAGCAGCATCAGAGCAGAGAAATGCATGCATGCTCGACACTGGAAGATGCGTCACAGAGAAATTCACCATCACAAATTCCACCACATGGTGCCAACATGATTGGTACTGCTGCTCTGAACAATGAGAAAAGCCACTCGTCGAAGTTCCCTAGGGAAGGCAGTGTCCAGTCCTCGCCGAATGGATTTCCCTCAAGTGATGCTACTTTACCCACCAAACAAGGCAGGTTTGACCTTGAGCTCGGAGCTGAGCATTATGTTGAAGATGACCATGCATCGGACAGTAAGCCTATAGATTTCCTTGGTGTATCACCGGATACAAAACATCCGAATGATGCTGGTGTCGCATTAGCTAGAGCGCAAGGCTTGGGGATGTTCGGTCATAATAGTGCAACCTCCCTTCCGCCGAGTACAGGTAATCTTGTAGGCCACCATGTTGCTGACCTGAATAAGCCAATTCCGGGCCCTTATATGGCCAGAACAAATGGGGCAGTATCGGGAGGTCCTTCGTATACCCTGGAGAACTCTTGGCAGCAGTCTCCATGGAGATCAAGCGCAACTAACTGTAGTTTCAATAAAGAATATTCCAAGGACAAGCGTATTAATGAAGCCACAAGCTCTAACTTCTTTGATGCAAGTTCCAGGATAAAACAGGAGGCCAAACCACTGATCGATAAAG GGAAACGTGCCAGCAGCACAAGTTTTCTTGCACCCAGATGCAGTGGCATGGATCCACAAAAGATGTTCAGTGCTGCTGACAGGGGATCTGCAAGCAGTAACAAGTTTATTTACCAATGTCCGAATAGTTCATCCGGATGGTTTTCAGGAAGTCCTTTGGAAGCCTCTGCTATCAATAATCTTCCTGGACATGACCATCTACGCTATCCAAGTAGTACACTTGGTACTCCATTCACTTCTATGCACACAGACCAACCTTCTGCTGCCTCTCGTGTCGGTTCTTGCATAGTAGATCCACGGAGCTATAACATCAGTGCTGATGTCCAGTCATTTCCAAGTTTCAATGGATCTTCAACTGTCAATTCATATGCGTGCTTCAGTGCTGCGAACCAAAGCATTGGAACCTTATCATGTAATCTGAAAAAAATCAATAACTCAGATGGCAGCTATTCTGGCATTCCACTTGATTCATTGTCTGCATCACGACCATGGCATCAGGTAACAGTTTCAAGTGACCTGGAGCAAAACAACAAGCTGATGTTTGGACACCCAACACGGCACTGTCATGAAGATCCTGATTCTGCAAATGGTAAGGTCAGAAAGAACTTTAATTTGAATGAAGCATTGTCAGATGGTCAAGAAGATATTCTTGTGGAGCAAGACGTGGGATGTTCAAGCAGTTTACAACATGTCAAAGTTGAGGGCTCGGTATCTGGGATCTCTTGGCTCAGTAAGAAAGCTTCATGTGCAGATTGCACAGGTTTGGAAGAGCCAAGGAAGGTGTTTGAACATTCTTATGGGACCACAGTGCTGATGAACATCAATGAAGATATAACGGGGGCAGCTGTGGCTCTTTGCAATTTGCCAGATTCTGCTTCAACATCCGTAGGTTGCGGAACTAAGAAGGACAAGCCTTGTGATAACATTACCGCTAAAACTCAAGAGAGCGCTGAATGTTTACCTCTTTCACGCCAGAAACCCATGCCTGGAGATGGGCAAGCTGCTGAAGGCATTACCAATAAGGCTGGTGCTGCTGCCTGGAATTTTATTGATCTGAATGAAGATGCACCAAATGAAGATAATTCAGAGTCATCTGTGGTGTCAAGTGATTGCCATGTGACCTCCTTACAGAACAACCATGCTAAGCCTAAGTTTCTGATTGATTTGGAAGTGCCAGCTTGCGAAGATGATGATACTGCTACAGCTGCAGCAGAGAGCATTCTTGCTTTGTCGATGGATGTGCCAGCCACTGCAGAGATACCTGATGATATGTTGCAGTGGTTTGCAGAGCTCGCCGTATCAAGCATCGGCGACCATGCCGGGAAAGGGGAGGTCCAAGGCCGCGCCAATAATTCAAGTGACGATGATCTAGATTCATTCGAATCGTTGACACTGAAGCTTGAAGACGTCAAGACTGTTGAGTTCTGCAGCAGGCCACTGCCGCCCGCGACAACAGATGATGAACAAACTGTCTCACTGGTGGACCTCCTTTCGAAGCCGAAGAGAGGCCAGCAAAGGAAGCGTCGGCAGAAGCGCGACTTCCAGAAAGACATCCTGCCTAGCATCTCGTCGCTGTGCCGCCCTGAGATCATCGAGGACATCCAGCTGCTCGAGGGGCTGGTTCAGACGACCGGTGGATCCTGGGAGTCAAGCTTAACCAGGCGACGACGGACGAGGTGTAACAAGAGATCCAAGAAAAGGGTGCTGGACGCCGTAGAAGAGGAGGCCCAGATCAGCGTAGAAGAAGAGGTCCAGGTCAGCCCGCCAGCTAAACCCGACGACGAGGGCGTAGAAGCTGACAGCAACATAGGCATGATTGGGTGGGGGAGAACGACGAGGCGGTGTCGCAGGACGAGATGCCCGTCGGCTATCACCGTCGCCGCTGCATCATGA